One region of Verrucomicrobiia bacterium genomic DNA includes:
- the rpe gene encoding ribulose-phosphate 3-epimerase, translating into MIIAPSMLAADFGRIRAEVARAVRAGADWLHLDIMDGHFVPNISFGPAMVRTVRSATRLFLDVHLMCQKPEVLFEAFARAGANQLTVHVELGEAQVSQLLWKIRSLGLKAGLAINPPTAMERVRPHLRQIDLLLVMTVNPGYGGQEFIAECVPKIQQAAAWRAEGRLPYRIEVDGGINYQTGVECARAGADTLVAGTFLFQKRQMKTAVARLRRLAAEAHAGQPAAVA; encoded by the coding sequence ATGATCATTGCGCCTTCAATGCTGGCGGCGGATTTTGGACGCATCCGCGCCGAGGTGGCCCGCGCCGTCCGCGCCGGGGCGGACTGGCTGCATTTGGACATCATGGACGGCCATTTTGTGCCCAACATATCGTTTGGGCCGGCGATGGTGAGGACGGTGCGCTCGGCCACGCGGCTGTTTCTGGATGTGCATTTGATGTGCCAGAAGCCGGAGGTGCTGTTCGAGGCGTTTGCGCGCGCCGGCGCCAACCAGCTCACGGTGCATGTGGAGCTGGGGGAGGCGCAGGTTTCCCAGCTTTTGTGGAAAATCCGCAGCCTGGGCCTCAAGGCGGGGCTGGCCATCAACCCGCCCACGGCCATGGAACGGGTGCGGCCGCATCTGCGGCAGATTGATTTGCTGCTGGTGATGACCGTCAACCCCGGCTACGGCGGCCAGGAATTCATTGCGGAATGCGTCCCCAAAATCCAGCAGGCGGCGGCCTGGCGGGCGGAAGGCCGGCTGCCCTACCGCATTGAAGTGGACGGCGGCATCAATTATCAAACCGGCGTCGAGTGCGCCCGGGCCGGGGCCGACACGCTGGTGGCCGGCACGTTTCTCTTTCAAAAACGCCAGATGAAAACGGCGGTGGCCCGCCTTCGCCGGCTTGCCGCCGAGGCTCACGCCGGGCAGCCGGCCGCCGTGGCCTGA
- a CDS encoding TIM barrel protein, with protein MSMQIPSAPAPPCSRRHWLKAGAAVTAAALLPPLAASAQSPAARASVEPDYRIRHGRIRQSIMGWTFNPMPTLELARLCKEIGLVAMEGIDAQFYPQVRELGLAISLVGSHGFARGPFNPAHHEHCVEKLREGIDLAVQVQCRNVITFTGMREPGISDEQGARNCVDCWKKVIGYAEQKGVNLCLEHLNSRDNTHPMKGHPGYFGDDVDFCVELIRRVGSPNMKLLFDIYHVQIMNGDVLRRLRQYRDVIAHVHTAGVPGRGELDETQELNYPVLMRALLDLGYTGYVAQEFIPTWPDKALALRHAAKVCDV; from the coding sequence ATGAGCATGCAAATCCCTTCCGCTCCGGCTCCGCCGTGCAGCCGCCGGCACTGGCTCAAGGCGGGCGCTGCCGTCACGGCGGCCGCCCTCCTCCCGCCCCTGGCCGCCTCCGCCCAAAGCCCCGCCGCCCGCGCCAGTGTGGAGCCCGACTACCGCATCCGCCACGGGCGCATCCGGCAGTCCATCATGGGCTGGACGTTCAACCCCATGCCCACGCTGGAGCTGGCCCGGCTCTGCAAGGAGATCGGCCTGGTCGCCATGGAGGGAATTGACGCGCAGTTTTATCCGCAGGTGCGCGAGCTGGGGCTGGCCATTTCCCTGGTGGGCAGCCACGGGTTTGCCCGCGGGCCCTTCAACCCCGCCCATCATGAGCATTGCGTGGAAAAGTTGCGGGAGGGCATTGACCTGGCCGTGCAGGTCCAGTGCCGCAACGTGATCACCTTCACCGGCATGCGCGAGCCTGGCATCAGCGACGAACAGGGCGCCCGCAACTGCGTGGACTGCTGGAAAAAAGTCATCGGTTACGCCGAGCAAAAAGGAGTCAACCTCTGCCTGGAGCATCTGAACAGCCGCGATAACACCCACCCCATGAAGGGGCACCCGGGCTATTTTGGGGATGATGTGGATTTCTGCGTGGAGCTGATCCGGCGCGTGGGCTCGCCCAACATGAAATTGTTGTTCGACATCTACCACGTCCAGATCATGAACGGCGACGTCCTCCGCCGCCTGCGCCAGTACCGGGACGTCATCGCCCACGTGCACACCGCCGGCGTGCCCGGCCGCGGGGAGCTCGACGAAACCCAGGAGCTGAATTATCCCGTGCTCATGCGGGCGCTGCTGGACCTGGGCTACACGGGCTATGTGGCTCAGGAGTTCATCCCCACCTGGCCGGACAAGGCGCTCGCGCTGCGTCACGCCGCGAAAGTGTGTGACGTGTGA
- a CDS encoding HEAT repeat domain-containing protein, with product MNLALIMRPSIAWLTALAAACFALSPATRAATEAELLGVLKSNADRSAKAAACRQLAIVGGASAVPVLAELLTDEELSHMARYALEPNPAPAVNPALREALGKTRGRLKVGIISSLGMRRDAQAVPALSALLTDADGDVAQAAARALGQIATPEAVSALEKAVGQAPPAHQVAFCEGLFRAAESLAAARKTTEALRVYQRLRALSPAPHQVRAGALRGAILNSPAKAAVNLVLEGVRSEDYVLTAAAAGAAMELKNAELSKVLAAELPKLNADKQILLIQVLGRRGDAAAYPALFELARNGQGQVRLAAIRALPEIGKPGAVPVLAGLLGDADKAASTAAMDALAGFPGKEADAAVMKLFEAPEPAQRARAIELAARRRMTQTIPLLARAASDTAPEVRLAALRRLGELGGPAEVKTLLDLVLKNTGAQELGALEQGLIAICNATGRPDESAEKIAAVLPQAQGAQKSTLLRVLGGVGGARALQAVRSVVGDPNPDVHADAIRTLGEWRTPDVAEVLLELARTSQKLTDKVLCLRNYLKIADGVQGAQKITMCKAAEPLITRDEERRVLLGVLSKGSLEALPVILPYLEQAGTREEASSAIVNLAERTLKGVRTNTADAAARLKEPLARVAAVAQNEAVKKRAQDLLKSIGP from the coding sequence GTGAATTTAGCCCTGATTATGCGTCCTTCCATCGCCTGGCTGACCGCCCTCGCGGCGGCGTGCTTTGCCCTGTCCCCCGCCACCCGCGCCGCCACGGAGGCGGAGCTGCTGGGGGTGTTGAAATCCAATGCCGACCGGTCCGCCAAGGCGGCGGCCTGCCGGCAGCTTGCCATTGTGGGCGGCGCCTCGGCGGTGCCCGTGCTGGCGGAGCTGTTGACCGACGAGGAGCTTTCGCACATGGCGCGGTATGCGCTGGAGCCGAATCCCGCGCCGGCGGTGAATCCCGCCCTGCGCGAGGCGCTGGGCAAAACCCGGGGCCGCCTGAAGGTGGGGATCATCAGCTCCCTGGGCATGCGGCGGGACGCCCAGGCCGTGCCGGCCTTGAGCGCGCTGCTGACCGATGCGGATGGCGACGTGGCGCAGGCGGCGGCGCGCGCCCTGGGGCAGATTGCCACGCCGGAGGCGGTGAGCGCGCTGGAGAAGGCCGTGGGCCAGGCGCCGCCAGCCCATCAGGTGGCCTTCTGCGAAGGGCTTTTCCGCGCGGCGGAATCGCTGGCGGCCGCCCGGAAAACGACGGAGGCCTTGCGGGTGTACCAGCGGTTGCGCGCGCTCAGCCCGGCGCCGCATCAGGTGCGGGCGGGGGCCTTGCGGGGCGCGATTTTGAACAGTCCGGCCAAGGCGGCGGTGAATCTGGTGCTGGAAGGCGTGCGCAGCGAGGATTACGTGCTGACCGCCGCGGCGGCCGGGGCGGCCATGGAATTGAAAAACGCGGAATTGAGCAAGGTCCTGGCCGCGGAGCTGCCCAAGCTCAATGCCGACAAACAGATTCTGCTCATCCAGGTGCTGGGCCGGCGGGGGGATGCCGCCGCGTATCCCGCCCTGTTTGAACTGGCGCGCAACGGCCAGGGCCAGGTGCGCCTGGCGGCCATCCGGGCCCTGCCGGAAATTGGCAAGCCGGGCGCCGTGCCGGTGCTGGCCGGCCTGCTGGGCGACGCCGACAAGGCGGCGAGCACCGCCGCCATGGACGCGCTGGCGGGATTTCCCGGCAAGGAGGCTGACGCCGCCGTGATGAAGCTGTTTGAGGCGCCGGAGCCGGCGCAGCGGGCGCGGGCCATTGAGCTGGCGGCGCGGCGGCGCATGACCCAGACGATCCCCCTGCTGGCCAGGGCCGCGAGCGACACGGCGCCGGAGGTGCGGCTGGCGGCGTTGCGGCGGCTGGGCGAGCTGGGCGGCCCGGCGGAGGTGAAGACGCTGCTGGATTTGGTGTTGAAAAACACCGGGGCGCAGGAATTGGGGGCGCTGGAGCAGGGGTTGATTGCGATTTGCAACGCCACCGGCCGGCCGGATGAATCGGCCGAGAAAATTGCCGCGGTGCTGCCGCAGGCGCAGGGGGCGCAGAAGAGCACGTTGTTGCGCGTGCTGGGCGGCGTGGGCGGCGCCCGCGCGCTGCAGGCGGTGCGCTCGGTGGTGGGCGATCCCAACCCGGATGTCCATGCCGACGCCATCCGCACGCTGGGCGAGTGGCGCACGCCGGACGTGGCGGAGGTGCTGCTGGAGCTGGCGCGCACGAGCCAGAAGCTGACGGACAAGGTGCTCTGCCTGCGGAATTATCTGAAGATTGCCGACGGCGTGCAGGGGGCGCAGAAGATCACCATGTGCAAGGCCGCCGAGCCGCTCATCACCCGGGATGAAGAACGCCGCGTGCTGCTGGGCGTGTTGAGCAAAGGCTCGCTCGAGGCCCTGCCGGTCATTCTGCCCTATCTGGAGCAGGCGGGCACCCGGGAGGAGGCCAGCTCGGCGATTGTGAATCTGGCCGAGCGCACCCTCAAAGGCGTGCGCACCAACACCGCCGACGCCGCGGCGCGGCTGAAGGAGCCGCTGGCCCGCGTGGCGGCCGTGGCGCAAAACGAAGCCGTCAAAAAACGGGCGCAGGATTTGCTGAAATCCATCGGGCCATAG